A window of Phycodurus eques isolate BA_2022a chromosome 5, UOR_Pequ_1.1, whole genome shotgun sequence contains these coding sequences:
- the LOC133402423 gene encoding cAMP-regulated phosphoprotein 19-like, which translates to MSEEAEGARTAEEKEEMDDTVVSPEKAEEAKLKARYASLGAKPGGSDFLRKRLQKGPKYFDSGDYNMAKAKMKNKQLPSALSEKAEITGGHIPTPQDLPQRKTSIVASKLAG; encoded by the exons ATGTCCGAGGAGGCTGAAGGAGCGAGGACGGCGGAGGAAAAGGAG GAAATGGATGATACGGTTGTTAGTCCGGAGAAAGCAGAAGAGGCCAAATTAAAGGCCAGGTACGCCAGTCTTGGAGCCAAACCTGGGGGATCAGATTTTCTAAGAAAAAGACTTCAGAAAGGG CCAAAGTATTTTGATTCTGGCGACTACAACATGGCCAAGGCCAAAATGAAGAATAAACAGTTGCCATCAGCCCTGTCAGAGAAGGCCGAGATCACCGGCGGTCACATCCCAACGCCTCAGGACCTCCCTCAGAGAAAGACCTCCATTGTGGCAAGCAAACTCGCTGGCTGA
- the rsl24d1 gene encoding probable ribosome biogenesis protein RLP24 — translation MRIEKCYFCSGPVYPGHGVMFVRNDCKTFRFCRSKCHRNFKKKRNPRKTRWTKAFRKAAGKELTVDNSLEFEKRRNIPVKYNREMWDKTVEAMKKVEEIKRKRQARFIMNRLKKGKELEKEEAIKEVKKNIHLIKAPHAGKPKQMEEKMLQKLQEDADMGDEDI, via the exons ATGCGCATCGAAAAGTGTTATTTTTGCTCGGGTCCGGTGTACCCGGGACACGGAGTTATGTTTGTGCGAAATGACTGCAAG ACATTCAGATTCTGCAGATCAAAATGCCATAGGAATTTCAAGAAGAAGCGTAATCCCAGAAAGACCAGATGGACCAAAGCATTCCGGAAGGCAGCTGGAAAGGAATTGACAGTG GATAACTCTTTGGAGTTCGAGAAACGCAGAAATATACCTGTTAAATATAACCGGGAGATGTGGGACAAGACAG TTGAAGCAATGAAGAAGGTGGAAGAAATAAAACGGAAACGGCAGGCAAGGTTTATCATGAACAG ATTAAAGAAGGGCAAAGAGTTAGAGAAGGAAGAGGCCATCAAGGAAGTGAAGAAGAATATTCACCTCATCAAAGCGCCACACGCAG GAAAACCCAAACAAATGGAAGAGAAAATGTTGCAGAAATTACAAGAGGATGCAGATATGGGAGATGAAGACATTTGA